The following proteins come from a genomic window of Micromonospora zamorensis:
- a CDS encoding MFS transporter: protein MASPVQQVTATDPGTRRHGAGLAHYLAAALLARTADEGARVALVLLALDRADSAAVGGTLVATLLIPHVVAAPLVGALVDRSRRPAAVLAGAITVFAGALAAPVALLGHAPLWQTYLVLVLAGCCGPAVTGGLTSRLAELAGPGHEARAFALDSLFYNVAGMAGPAAVGLVAAAAGPSTAILALAITAGLGALGVASLHLPTSDTVAARTRTAGLFHGTRAVACDPALRVLTLATSFGQLGLGGLAVVATTLAAAAHEPTRAGLLLGVIAAGAFVGSLLWAWRPMPASRAPVVTVWAMVAVGVPLALAAAVHSLPLTAALFALSGLFTGPFAAALFLARNQLATETTRTQVFTIGAGLKVAASAIGAGLLGLASHLPVSAQLLLVAAFPIVAGTAGGVLLRRR from the coding sequence ATGGCATCACCGGTTCAACAGGTGACGGCAACCGATCCCGGCACCCGCCGGCACGGCGCAGGGCTGGCCCACTACCTGGCCGCAGCGCTACTGGCGCGTACCGCCGACGAGGGCGCACGGGTGGCGCTGGTGCTCCTCGCCTTGGACCGGGCGGACAGCGCCGCCGTCGGGGGAACGCTGGTCGCGACCCTGCTGATTCCACACGTGGTGGCCGCACCGCTGGTCGGTGCGCTGGTGGACCGGTCGCGACGGCCGGCGGCCGTGCTCGCCGGCGCGATCACCGTCTTCGCCGGGGCCCTCGCGGCCCCGGTCGCCCTGCTCGGTCACGCGCCGCTGTGGCAGACCTACCTCGTCCTCGTGCTGGCGGGGTGCTGCGGACCGGCGGTGACCGGCGGGCTGACCAGCCGGTTGGCCGAGCTGGCGGGACCCGGGCACGAGGCTCGTGCCTTCGCGCTGGACTCGCTGTTCTACAACGTCGCCGGCATGGCCGGGCCGGCGGCGGTCGGGCTGGTCGCGGCGGCAGCCGGCCCGAGCACCGCCATCCTCGCGCTCGCGATCACCGCCGGACTCGGCGCACTCGGCGTCGCCTCCCTGCATCTGCCCACCTCCGACACCGTGGCGGCGCGGACACGAACCGCTGGCCTGTTCCACGGCACCCGCGCGGTCGCGTGCGATCCGGCCCTGCGCGTGCTCACCCTCGCGACCAGCTTCGGTCAACTGGGCCTGGGCGGTCTCGCCGTGGTCGCCACCACCCTGGCTGCCGCCGCGCACGAACCCACGCGCGCTGGCCTGCTGCTCGGCGTGATCGCCGCAGGTGCGTTCGTGGGCTCCCTGCTCTGGGCCTGGAGGCCGATGCCGGCCTCCCGCGCGCCGGTTGTGACGGTCTGGGCCATGGTCGCGGTCGGCGTACCCCTCGCGCTGGCGGCCGCCGTGCACTCCCTACCGCTGACCGCAGCGTTGTTTGCGCTGTCGGGGCTCTTCACCGGACCGTTCGCCGCAGCGCTGTTCCTGGCCCGGAACCAGTTGGCCACCGAGACGACCCGTACGCAGGTCTTCACCATCGGCGCCGGACTGAAGGTGGCGGCTTCCGCGATCGGTGCCGGTCTCCTGGGTCTCGCCTCCCACCTGCCGGTGAGCGCCCAACTGCTGCTGGTCGCCGCCTTTCCGATTGTCGCGGGGACAGCGGGCGGCGTACTGCTCCGCCGCCGGTAG
- a CDS encoding alpha/beta fold hydrolase, whose amino-acid sequence MAVSDQDVTVVLVHGAFAESASWNGVIERLGAAYNVVAAANPLRSLAGDAAYLRDVVRGVGGPVLLVGHSYAGMVITEAAADDPMVRALVYVNAFAPETGESALALSGKFPGSTLADTLVSYPVATGGNEVAIAQNAYHKQFVQDVSGNVAALMARTQRPVTEQALGEGLASTTPAWKLLPSWFVFGDQDHNIPVAAHRFMAERADARGVREIVGASHAMTASQPGEVAETIIEAVRGTS is encoded by the coding sequence ATGGCCGTGTCAGACCAAGACGTCACCGTTGTCCTCGTTCACGGTGCGTTCGCCGAGTCGGCGAGCTGGAACGGTGTGATCGAGCGGCTCGGTGCGGCCTACAACGTGGTGGCCGCCGCCAACCCGCTGCGCAGCCTCGCCGGAGATGCCGCATACCTGCGGGACGTGGTACGAGGTGTCGGCGGACCGGTCCTGCTCGTCGGCCACTCGTACGCCGGAATGGTCATCACCGAGGCGGCGGCCGACGACCCGATGGTGCGTGCCCTTGTCTACGTCAATGCCTTCGCCCCGGAGACGGGTGAGTCGGCGCTGGCGCTGTCCGGCAAGTTCCCCGGCAGCACACTCGCCGACACCCTGGTTTCCTACCCGGTGGCGACCGGCGGCAACGAGGTGGCGATCGCCCAGAACGCCTACCACAAACAGTTCGTCCAGGACGTGTCCGGCAACGTGGCGGCGTTGATGGCCCGGACGCAGCGGCCGGTGACCGAGCAGGCGCTCGGCGAGGGCCTGGCGTCGACGACACCGGCGTGGAAGTTGTTGCCCAGCTGGTTCGTCTTCGGCGACCAGGACCACAACATCCCGGTCGCGGCGCACCGCTTCATGGCCGAGCGGGCTGACGCCCGCGGCGTCCGGGAGATCGTCGGCGCCTCCCACGCGATGACGGCGTCCCAGCCCGGCGAGGTCGCCGAGACCATCATCGAGGCGGTACGGGGAACGTCCTGA
- a CDS encoding alkaline phosphatase PhoX has translation MPSSRRTFLAGSAAAGVGLAVAGGLPSLAQASPGRPHPPVKSGHVPFPPLVDDPKGILALPEGFSYTVVTRTGVTRLDRGQGMTPADHDGMAVYDAGNGRYTLIQNHEIDPGAEFGVPHVKGTVYDPGAVDAGGCTVIRTDRAGRNLGEFVALSGTISNCAGGPTPWGTWLTCEETEDRAGDEWEEDGRSGVYQKDHGYVFEVWADGSADPRPIKCLGRYSHEALAVDKDRTHIYLSEDADGPNGLFYRWSAPRGVKVGPGVLTRLAPNAGVLAAMQIIMDDGSVLPDVAYLTSAQLGRPFPVRWIEVPDRDARDRSVREQFTDGQVTRGRKFEGVWGTDEGVYVVNSYAWDEGDLPADAAPHDGMVWFYDYKAQTIQLVTYFPHQSASEEGTPVRYNDITFDGPDNVTVTPWGSLVLAEDGKGTSHVLSAVPGGPTYAIARNQLNDSEFCGPTFTADGRVLFVNMQDPGLTLAITGPWEKYLG, from the coding sequence GTGCCTTCCTCTCGTCGTACCTTCCTCGCTGGCAGCGCCGCCGCCGGCGTTGGCCTTGCCGTCGCCGGCGGCCTGCCGTCGCTGGCCCAGGCCAGCCCGGGCCGGCCGCACCCGCCGGTCAAGTCCGGTCACGTGCCCTTCCCGCCGCTCGTGGACGACCCGAAGGGGATCCTGGCCCTGCCCGAGGGCTTCAGCTACACAGTGGTCACCCGGACCGGCGTGACCCGGCTCGACCGTGGCCAGGGCATGACCCCGGCCGACCACGACGGCATGGCCGTCTACGACGCCGGCAACGGCCGCTACACCCTGATCCAGAACCACGAGATCGACCCCGGCGCGGAGTTCGGCGTGCCGCACGTCAAGGGAACGGTGTACGACCCGGGCGCCGTCGACGCCGGCGGATGCACCGTGATCAGGACCGACCGGGCGGGCCGCAACCTGGGTGAGTTCGTCGCCCTCTCCGGCACCATCTCCAACTGCGCCGGCGGGCCCACCCCCTGGGGGACCTGGCTCACCTGCGAGGAGACCGAGGACCGGGCCGGCGACGAGTGGGAAGAGGACGGCCGGTCCGGCGTCTACCAGAAGGACCACGGCTACGTCTTCGAGGTCTGGGCCGACGGCAGCGCCGACCCGAGGCCGATCAAGTGCCTGGGTCGCTACTCCCACGAGGCCCTGGCGGTCGACAAGGACCGCACCCACATCTACCTCTCCGAAGACGCCGACGGGCCCAACGGCCTCTTCTACCGCTGGTCGGCGCCGCGCGGCGTCAAGGTCGGTCCCGGCGTGCTCACCCGGCTCGCGCCCAACGCCGGCGTCCTCGCCGCGATGCAGATCATCATGGACGACGGTTCGGTGCTGCCGGACGTCGCCTACCTGACCTCCGCGCAGCTGGGTCGCCCCTTCCCCGTCCGGTGGATCGAGGTGCCGGACCGCGACGCGCGGGACAGGTCCGTACGCGAGCAGTTCACCGATGGCCAGGTCACCCGCGGGCGCAAGTTCGAGGGTGTGTGGGGCACCGACGAGGGCGTGTACGTGGTCAACTCGTACGCCTGGGACGAGGGTGACCTGCCGGCGGACGCGGCACCGCACGACGGCATGGTCTGGTTCTACGACTACAAGGCCCAGACCATCCAGCTGGTGACGTACTTCCCGCACCAGAGCGCCTCCGAGGAGGGGACGCCGGTCAGGTACAACGACATCACCTTCGACGGCCCGGACAACGTGACCGTCACCCCGTGGGGAAGTCTCGTCCTCGCCGAGGACGGCAAGGGCACGTCCCACGTGCTCAGCGCGGTCCCGGGCGGCCCGACCTACGCGATCGCCCGCAACCAGCTCAACGACTCGGAGTTCTGCGGGCCGACCTTCACCGCCGACGGCAGGGTGCTCTTCGTCAACATGCAGGACCCCGGCCTCACCCTGGCCATCACCGGCCCGTGGGAGAAGTACCTGGGCTGA
- a CDS encoding IlvD/Edd family dehydratase yields the protein MSTTNPPLRSGQWFGAEGRNGFIHRSWMRNQGFADDVFDGRPVIGIATTWSELTPCNAHLRDLAESVKRGVWESGGLPLEFPAMSLGEPLMRPTTMLYRNLLAMELEESVRANPLDGVVLLSGCDKTTPGLLMGAASVDLPTLMMTGGPMLNGKFRGQDIGSGTVVWRFTEEMRAGRMSAADCAEAEVGMSRSRGHCMTMGTASTMACVTEALGVQLPGAAAVPAVDSRRYALAHAAGRRIVAMVQQDQRLSTVLTRQAFENAIRVNAAIGGSTNAVVHLLAIAGRLGVPLSLEDFDTLTADVPMLVNLMPSGAYLMEDFAYAGGVPAVMAEIAPLLNMDHVTVSGRSVADNITGAQCWNREVIGTLAEPFQPAGSGTVVLRGSLAPSGAVLKVSAASAQLLTHTGPALVFDRIEDYVVAADDPDLDVTPDTVLVVRNAGPRGYPGFPEVGNVPMPRRLLAAGITDMVRISDARMSGTGYGTCILHVAPEAAVGGPLALVRTGDLIRVDVPSRSLELLVDDTELVQRRAEWRPPPPVADRGWVRLYSEHVLQADQGADLDFLVGGSGSAVPRHSH from the coding sequence ATGTCGACGACGAATCCACCGCTGCGCAGCGGGCAGTGGTTCGGTGCGGAGGGCCGCAACGGGTTCATCCACCGGTCCTGGATGCGCAACCAGGGGTTCGCGGACGACGTCTTCGACGGTCGTCCGGTGATCGGCATCGCCACCACCTGGTCGGAGCTGACACCCTGCAACGCCCACCTGCGGGACCTGGCCGAATCGGTGAAGCGGGGCGTGTGGGAGAGCGGCGGCCTGCCCCTGGAGTTCCCCGCGATGAGCCTCGGCGAGCCCCTGATGCGACCCACCACCATGCTCTACCGCAACCTGCTGGCGATGGAGTTGGAGGAGTCGGTCCGGGCCAATCCGCTCGACGGGGTCGTCCTGCTCTCCGGCTGCGACAAGACCACTCCCGGTCTGCTGATGGGGGCGGCGAGCGTCGACCTGCCGACTCTGATGATGACCGGCGGCCCGATGCTCAACGGCAAGTTCCGCGGGCAGGACATCGGCTCGGGCACCGTCGTCTGGCGCTTCACCGAGGAGATGCGGGCGGGCCGGATGAGCGCGGCCGACTGCGCCGAGGCGGAGGTCGGCATGTCCCGCAGCCGGGGCCACTGCATGACCATGGGGACCGCCTCCACGATGGCCTGCGTGACCGAGGCGCTGGGCGTGCAACTCCCGGGGGCCGCCGCCGTGCCGGCTGTCGACTCCCGCAGGTACGCGCTCGCACACGCCGCCGGTCGCCGGATCGTCGCCATGGTCCAACAGGACCAACGGTTGTCCACGGTGCTCACCCGGCAGGCGTTCGAGAACGCCATCCGGGTCAACGCCGCGATCGGCGGTTCCACCAATGCCGTCGTACACCTGCTCGCCATCGCCGGACGCCTCGGCGTCCCCCTGTCCCTGGAGGACTTCGACACCCTCACCGCCGACGTGCCGATGCTCGTCAACCTCATGCCGTCCGGGGCGTACCTCATGGAGGACTTCGCCTACGCGGGCGGCGTTCCGGCGGTGATGGCGGAGATCGCCCCGCTGCTGAACATGGACCACGTCACCGTCAGCGGCAGGAGCGTGGCCGACAACATCACCGGCGCCCAGTGCTGGAACCGGGAGGTCATCGGCACCCTGGCCGAGCCGTTCCAGCCCGCCGGCTCCGGCACCGTGGTGCTGCGTGGGTCGCTCGCGCCGTCCGGGGCGGTGCTGAAGGTGTCCGCCGCCTCCGCCCAACTGCTCACGCACACCGGTCCCGCGCTCGTCTTCGACCGGATCGAGGACTATGTCGTCGCCGCCGACGACCCGGACCTGGACGTCACCCCCGACACGGTGCTCGTGGTCCGCAACGCAGGGCCGCGCGGCTACCCCGGTTTCCCGGAGGTGGGCAACGTACCGATGCCGCGACGGCTGCTCGCGGCCGGCATCACGGACATGGTGCGGATCTCCGACGCCCGAATGAGCGGCACCGGCTACGGCACCTGCATCCTGCACGTGGCCCCGGAGGCGGCCGTGGGCGGCCCGCTCGCGCTGGTGCGCACCGGCGACCTGATCCGCGTCGACGTCCCGTCGCGGAGCCTGGAACTCCTGGTCGACGACACCGAGCTTGTCCAGCGCCGGGCCGAGTGGCGGCCGCCGCCGCCGGTGGCCGACCGGGGATGGGTACGGCTGTACAGCGAGCACGTCCTCCAGGCCGACCAGGGCGCGGACCTGGACTTCCTCGTCGGCGGCAGCGGCAGCGCCGTGCCCCGTCACTCGCACTGA
- a CDS encoding NADP-dependent oxidoreductase: protein MRAITVRDRDAGVNGLTLTDMPYPHAAENDVIVRVHAAGFTPGELGWPATWTDRAGHDRTPSIPGHELSGVVVELGYGTTGLSVGQRVFGLTDWARNGSLAEYTAVEARNLAPLPADIDHTVAAALPISGLTAWQALFDHAHLTTGQTVLIHGAAGGVGSIAVQLAREVGARVIGTGRADDRAATLALGAQTFVDLDADDLRQVGEVDVVLDVIGGDILAQSTELVRPGGTLVTIAMPPTVQPRDGRAIFFVVEPDRVRLADLAQRLRTGRLNPVVGAVRPLAETAAAFARHRRTPGKTIIQVADEQLPAVDGFRG from the coding sequence ATGCGAGCGATCACCGTGCGAGACCGTGACGCGGGCGTCAATGGGCTCACCCTGACCGACATGCCATACCCGCACGCCGCGGAGAACGACGTCATCGTGCGCGTACACGCCGCAGGCTTCACACCCGGAGAGCTCGGCTGGCCGGCAACGTGGACCGACCGCGCCGGCCACGACCGGACACCCAGCATCCCCGGCCACGAGCTGTCCGGCGTCGTGGTCGAACTCGGCTACGGGACCACCGGCCTCAGCGTGGGCCAGCGGGTGTTCGGCCTGACCGACTGGGCCCGCAACGGGTCCCTGGCCGAGTACACCGCGGTGGAGGCCCGCAACCTGGCCCCTCTCCCAGCCGACATCGACCACACCGTGGCCGCCGCGCTGCCCATCTCCGGGCTGACCGCATGGCAGGCACTGTTCGACCACGCCCACCTCACGACCGGCCAGACCGTCCTCATCCACGGCGCGGCGGGTGGTGTCGGCTCGATCGCCGTCCAACTCGCCCGGGAGGTGGGCGCCCGGGTGATCGGCACCGGCCGAGCCGACGACCGTGCTGCCACCCTCGCCCTCGGCGCGCAGACCTTCGTCGACCTGGACGCCGACGATCTGCGACAGGTCGGCGAGGTGGACGTGGTGCTCGACGTCATCGGCGGCGACATCCTCGCGCAGTCGACCGAACTGGTACGCCCGGGCGGGACACTGGTCACCATCGCCATGCCGCCCACCGTGCAACCCAGGGACGGGCGAGCCATCTTCTTCGTCGTCGAACCTGATCGCGTCCGGCTGGCCGACCTCGCCCAGCGCCTCCGTACCGGACGGCTCAACCCCGTCGTCGGCGCCGTACGACCACTGGCCGAGACGGCCGCCGCGTTCGCCCGCCACCGTCGTACACCCGGCAAGACGATCATCCAGGTCGCGGACGAACAGTTGCCCGCCGTCGACGGCTTTCGCGGTTGA
- a CDS encoding SigE family RNA polymerase sigma factor: protein MADAEGEFVEYVSARLPSLHRTAFLMCGDAHLADDVVQQTITALYVNWRRVSRVDNVDAYVHRMLVHKLVDEKRLSWAKVRLLGSMPEPRRPPVPPDDELVERDSVVSALAHLPRGQRTVLVLRFLCDLSLADTAAAMGCSEGNVKSQTARALVAVRQVLGVSEMSGRSTK from the coding sequence ATGGCGGATGCCGAGGGTGAGTTCGTGGAGTACGTCTCCGCGCGACTGCCGAGCCTGCATCGGACCGCGTTCCTGATGTGCGGCGACGCCCATCTGGCCGACGACGTGGTGCAGCAGACGATAACGGCGTTGTACGTGAACTGGCGTCGGGTCAGCCGGGTCGACAACGTCGACGCGTACGTGCACCGGATGCTGGTCCACAAGCTCGTCGACGAGAAGCGGTTGAGCTGGGCGAAGGTCCGACTGCTGGGGTCGATGCCGGAGCCCCGGCGCCCGCCGGTCCCACCGGACGACGAGCTGGTCGAACGGGACAGCGTGGTGAGCGCCCTCGCGCACCTGCCTCGCGGGCAGCGCACCGTCCTGGTCCTGCGGTTCCTGTGCGACCTGTCGCTGGCCGACACGGCGGCGGCGATGGGCTGCTCCGAAGGCAACGTGAAGTCGCAGACGGCTCGGGCGTTGGTGGCGGTCCGCCAGGTGCTCGGAGTCAGCGAGATGTCCGGGAGGAGTACGAAATGA
- a CDS encoding CGNR zinc finger domain-containing protein gives MRFEFIADRPVLDFLPTLAERGHTDVEQLTAPQDFADWAVQAGVVEQPPHVDDAALGQAKDLREAMFRLVGALIDGTDAAPADRELVNDAAAGPLPELRLEVDGVHQTGDTDAVLTVLARDCLELHASDDRHALRWCADEHCTRAFVDRSRGSRRRWCGMRGCGDRAKAAAYRRRRRTSAP, from the coding sequence GTGAGATTCGAGTTCATTGCCGACCGGCCGGTACTGGACTTCCTTCCCACGCTCGCCGAGCGCGGCCACACCGACGTCGAGCAGCTGACGGCCCCGCAGGATTTCGCGGACTGGGCCGTTCAGGCTGGCGTCGTCGAGCAACCCCCTCATGTGGACGATGCGGCTCTGGGGCAAGCCAAGGATCTCCGCGAGGCGATGTTCCGCCTGGTCGGAGCCCTGATCGACGGCACCGACGCGGCCCCGGCCGATCGCGAGCTGGTCAATGATGCCGCGGCTGGACCGCTACCCGAGCTGCGCCTGGAGGTCGACGGGGTGCACCAGACGGGCGACACCGACGCCGTCCTGACGGTCCTCGCGCGCGACTGCCTGGAGTTGCACGCCAGCGACGACCGTCACGCCCTCCGGTGGTGCGCCGACGAGCACTGCACCCGAGCGTTCGTCGACCGGTCGCGAGGCTCGCGGCGACGCTGGTGCGGCATGCGCGGCTGCGGAGATCGCGCCAAGGCCGCCGCGTACCGCCGTCGACGGCGAACCTCGGCCCCCTGA
- a CDS encoding RNA polymerase sigma factor: protein MGTADIEAVWRIESARIVAALTRFTGDFGLAEDAAQEAVAEALVSWPRASPANPGGWLMATARRRAIDAIRRRAALRDRYALLAAEPAVDAEIDPDRIDDDILALMFVSCHPVLSPETRVALTLRVVGGLSTEEIARAFLVPVPTVQARITRGKKTIAAARVPFELPAPDERRERLGGVLSVLYVIFTEGSTATSGDRLLRPDVAYEAIRLARTLAALQPDEPEVHGLLALCELTAARFPARTAADGTPVLLEDQDRRLWDRAAIRRGLAALARASTRGLRPYGLQAAIAATHASAPSVEETDWDRIVLLYEALGRVAPSPVVELNRAVAVAMASGPAQALSIVDDLVASNRLVGSYLVPTVRGELLSRLGRRPEARAELELAARLCANQRERAVLLRKAAALS from the coding sequence ATGGGTACGGCCGACATCGAGGCCGTTTGGCGGATCGAGTCGGCCCGGATCGTCGCCGCGCTGACCCGGTTCACCGGCGATTTCGGGCTGGCCGAGGACGCGGCCCAGGAGGCGGTGGCCGAGGCGCTGGTGTCCTGGCCCCGTGCCTCTCCGGCCAATCCGGGCGGCTGGCTGATGGCCACGGCCCGGCGGCGGGCGATCGACGCGATCCGCCGCCGGGCCGCCCTACGGGACCGTTACGCCCTGCTGGCCGCCGAACCCGCGGTCGACGCGGAGATCGACCCCGACCGGATCGACGACGACATCCTGGCGCTGATGTTCGTCAGCTGCCACCCGGTGCTCTCCCCGGAGACCCGGGTGGCGCTGACCCTGCGCGTGGTCGGCGGCCTGTCCACCGAGGAGATCGCCCGCGCGTTCCTCGTACCCGTGCCGACCGTGCAGGCCCGCATCACCCGTGGCAAGAAGACGATCGCGGCGGCCCGGGTGCCGTTCGAGCTGCCGGCCCCCGATGAGCGCCGGGAACGGCTGGGTGGTGTGCTCAGCGTCCTCTACGTGATCTTCACCGAGGGTTCGACGGCCACGTCCGGCGACCGGCTGCTGCGCCCCGACGTCGCGTACGAGGCGATCCGGCTGGCCCGCACGCTCGCCGCGCTGCAGCCGGACGAGCCGGAGGTGCACGGCCTGCTCGCGCTGTGCGAGCTGACGGCCGCGCGCTTCCCGGCCCGCACCGCCGCGGACGGCACGCCGGTCCTGCTCGAGGACCAGGACCGCCGACTGTGGGACCGCGCGGCGATCCGCCGCGGGCTGGCGGCGTTGGCCAGGGCATCGACCCGCGGCCTCCGCCCCTATGGTCTGCAGGCCGCCATCGCGGCCACCCACGCGTCGGCGCCCTCCGTCGAGGAGACCGACTGGGACCGGATCGTGCTGCTCTACGAGGCACTCGGTCGGGTCGCGCCCTCCCCGGTGGTCGAGCTCAACCGGGCCGTCGCCGTGGCCATGGCCTCGGGGCCGGCGCAGGCCCTGTCCATCGTGGACGATCTGGTCGCCTCGAACCGACTGGTCGGGTCGTACCTGGTCCCGACCGTACGCGGGGAGCTGCTGAGCCGTCTCGGTCGCCGACCCGAGGCGCGCGCCGAGCTGGAGCTGGCCGCTCGGCTCTGTGCCAACCAGCGCGAGCGCGCAGTGCTGCTCCGCAAGGCGGCCGCGCTGAGCTGA
- a CDS encoding lipase chaperone: MTTLDEERIAALLRSAQVPEPRVDVGRAVRDGRRRRRRRRVGGVAAVTVLAGLGVVGVVELDGLASPKAPARPAVAASPTAVASAAAAQPVTCEASWLPQPIGGSVAVANGVDPTGRYIVGDIGTGNEDGRVVLWTDGRAGVLPASARHAAAVNARGDVVGTDGGGTGWVYRNGKLRFLATPPGYQAVLVYAVNGRGDIAGTASGAGESRQAVLWSADRPQEYRLIGRPGSAATAITEDGTVVGSMDRLPYRWTPEGTGAALAVPDGYPHASVDSAHGGWAIGMVPGERKGGAVQMLPVRWNLSTGAVTLLPFPGASGIAGTGDLLVDDGAPLVVAPDGTSRRLPGRPEVRATEAGTYTASGISDDALTVVGAVYENEAYRPLVWRCRR, from the coding sequence ATGACGACGTTGGACGAGGAGCGCATCGCCGCGCTGCTGCGATCGGCGCAGGTTCCCGAGCCCCGGGTCGACGTGGGCCGCGCGGTCCGCGACGGCCGGCGTCGCCGCCGGCGTCGCCGCGTCGGGGGAGTCGCCGCGGTGACCGTGCTGGCCGGGCTCGGCGTCGTGGGCGTCGTCGAGCTGGACGGGCTCGCCAGCCCGAAGGCCCCGGCCAGGCCGGCCGTCGCGGCATCACCGACCGCCGTCGCGTCGGCCGCCGCCGCCCAGCCGGTCACCTGCGAGGCGTCGTGGTTACCGCAGCCGATCGGCGGTTCGGTCGCGGTGGCGAACGGCGTCGACCCCACCGGCCGGTACATCGTCGGTGACATCGGCACCGGGAACGAGGACGGGCGGGTCGTGCTGTGGACCGACGGCCGGGCCGGCGTCCTGCCGGCCAGCGCTCGACACGCGGCAGCGGTCAACGCGCGCGGCGACGTGGTCGGCACCGACGGCGGCGGTACGGGCTGGGTCTACCGGAACGGAAAGTTGCGCTTCCTGGCCACCCCGCCCGGCTACCAGGCGGTCCTCGTGTACGCGGTGAACGGCCGGGGTGACATCGCCGGCACCGCCAGCGGAGCCGGCGAGTCCCGCCAGGCCGTGCTGTGGTCGGCGGACCGCCCGCAGGAGTACCGGCTGATCGGGCGGCCGGGCTCGGCCGCGACCGCGATCACCGAGGACGGCACTGTCGTCGGCTCGATGGATCGCCTGCCCTACCGGTGGACGCCGGAGGGCACCGGGGCGGCTCTGGCGGTGCCCGACGGCTATCCGCACGCCTCGGTCGACTCCGCGCACGGCGGGTGGGCGATCGGCATGGTTCCCGGCGAACGGAAGGGCGGCGCCGTGCAGATGTTGCCGGTGCGGTGGAATCTGAGCACCGGCGCGGTGACCCTGCTGCCGTTCCCCGGGGCGAGCGGGATCGCCGGCACCGGCGACCTGCTGGTCGACGATGGTGCGCCGCTGGTCGTCGCCCCGGACGGCACGTCCCGTCGGTTGCCGGGTCGGCCCGAGGTCCGCGCGACCGAGGCGGGCACGTACACGGCCAGTGGGATCAGCGACGACGCTCTGACCGTGGTCGGTGCCGTCTACGAGAACGAGGCGTACCGGCCGTTGGTGTGGCGCTGCCGCCGTTAG
- a CDS encoding MarR family winged helix-turn-helix transcriptional regulator, giving the protein MSATDACELPADRRRGSTFGWSLGVVLRRWHEYVEEALSDLPHRSRGYHILAVVVHEDVPTQGALAARLSIDRSVLTYVIDDLENAGLIERKLDPQDRRARRVVATDRGRAALAEAERRVAHAEDHVLGGLPEDQRDAFRDYAARAAEAIHAAAPATDPCVAVRSVLPETEQSDE; this is encoded by the coding sequence ATGTCCGCCACCGACGCGTGCGAGCTGCCGGCCGACCGCAGGCGCGGTTCGACCTTCGGCTGGTCACTGGGTGTCGTGCTGCGCCGCTGGCACGAGTACGTCGAGGAGGCACTGAGCGACCTGCCGCATCGCAGCAGGGGCTACCACATCCTGGCCGTCGTCGTACACGAGGATGTGCCCACGCAGGGCGCGCTGGCCGCGCGCCTTTCCATCGACCGCAGCGTCCTGACGTACGTCATCGACGACCTGGAGAACGCCGGTCTCATCGAACGGAAGCTCGACCCCCAGGACCGGCGCGCCCGCCGGGTCGTGGCCACCGACCGCGGGCGTGCGGCACTCGCCGAGGCCGAGCGGCGGGTCGCCCACGCCGAGGACCACGTGCTGGGCGGGCTGCCCGAGGATCAGCGCGACGCCTTCCGCGACTACGCCGCCCGCGCCGCCGAGGCGATCCACGCCGCCGCGCCCGCCACGGACCCCTGCGTCGCCGTGCGGAGTGTCCTTCCGGAGACCGAGCAGTCAGACGAGTAG
- a CDS encoding YciI family protein, with protein MAQYMLIMRGTDETNAAVMANVDELMTATRLFIEEAAKAGVYVAAEGLDDPSQGVVVHFGDEAPVVTDGPYGETKELFGGFFLLDVASIQEAVEWAKRVPSVPGSKIEIRRVPGEDEVPQDSGKFVTEGTSHGSSGRV; from the coding sequence ATGGCGCAGTACATGCTGATCATGCGGGGCACCGACGAGACCAACGCGGCCGTGATGGCCAACGTCGACGAGCTGATGACCGCGACCCGCCTATTCATCGAGGAGGCGGCCAAGGCCGGCGTCTACGTCGCCGCCGAGGGGTTGGACGATCCGAGCCAGGGCGTCGTGGTGCACTTCGGCGACGAGGCGCCGGTGGTCACCGACGGGCCGTACGGGGAGACCAAGGAGTTGTTCGGTGGCTTCTTCCTGCTCGACGTCGCCTCGATTCAGGAGGCTGTCGAGTGGGCCAAGCGGGTTCCCTCGGTTCCCGGATCCAAGATCGAGATCCGTCGGGTGCCCGGTGAGGACGAGGTCCCGCAGGACAGCGGGAAGTTCGTCACGGAAGGGACCTCGCACGGGAGCAGCGGCCGGGTCTGA